Within Dictyostelium discoideum AX4 chromosome 4 chromosome, whole genome shotgun sequence, the genomic segment gaaaataaagaaaagaatttCATTAATGATCCAACTAAATTGAAATTCCAAGAATCAACATCTGTTCCAAAAGATGGTAAATTACCAACATCATACATTGAAAAGGTAAAGAGTGAAGTTGAAAAAGGTGATGTTCAAGATAAAATCCTCTTAAAAGAAAGATTAAAgagaaagaaattaaaacttcAATCAAAGGAATTAAGAAAACAATCAGGTGGTGGTGCTactggtgatgatgaagaagaaagtGTTGCTTATTTCGTACCACCAGGTGAAAAAGATCCATatgaaaatggtgaaaatgattctgatgatgaatcaaatgatgatgatgtttgGGGTCAAGAATataatagtgatgatgatgatgatgatgaagaatctGAATCTGAAGAACAACCAAAACCAATCACTAAAAAGAGAACTCTTGAAGATCATGAAGAAAGTGCACTCAAATTCTTAAAAAAGAATcgtatttaaatataaaacaaataaaaattttttaaaaaaaaaaaaataaaaaaaaaaaataaacaatagtGTACcctaaaaatttttttttattcttgggaatataaaaaaaaaaataaaaaaaaataaccaatAGTGTGCcctaaaaatttttttttttcttgagaatataaaaaaataaaataaaatattaccaatttggttttttgaaagaaataaaacaataaaagtttaaaaaatcaaatttaaatatatttaacaACCTAaagctaaaaaaaaaaaaataacatcCGATTTCCAAGATTTCCAAGATTTCGggaatccaaaaaaaaaaaaaataataaaaataataataaaggataaaaccaattatttaaatttaacttttaaaagttttataaataataataaaaaaattatttattagttaaagtttttatatataaataaaaaaagtttatttattttaaattttttatttttattctataATAGTCTAATAATGGAAAAGATAATCTACCACCATCTCtgctattatttaaattactacATGGTTCAGTTACTAACTTTTTAATGGATGGAGGTTCTAAAGTTTTAACAAATGGTATGAATTCGGTTTTAATAGGATGAcaataaatttcatttaaaattaaggTATCAACAGTTAATGGAATTGAGCCTTGTAAGAAAGGACGGTTATAACCtttaccaaattttaaaaatacaacaGACTCTGGAATACAACCAGGCGTTATTGTTTGATTGAATGAATCACCAAATGTTAACGATTCAACTGTCAATGGAATATCACCGGGTGATAGAGGTTGATTGAATGAGTCACCAAATACCAATTCCTTTACAGATCTTGGAATTGTACCAAACTCTAATAGATGATCATATGAACAACCGAAATGAAGTATCTTTACTGAAGAAGGTATTGATCCCTCTTGAAGGGGCTGATTTAAATTTctaccaaattttaaaacatttactGAATTTGGAATACAACCAGGCTTTAAAGGTTGAttgaatgaatttgaaaaataaagttCTTCTACACTATCAGGTATTGAACCTGGTATTATTGGTGCTGCATATCCATTAACTAATAAATGACCCATATCCAATATCTTTATTGATTGTGGTAAAATTCCaggttttaaatatttattaaatgatgacCCCAACACTAACTTTTCAACACCCTCTGGTATTGATCCTGGTTCTAATGCCTTATCAAATGaatcaccaaatttaatatatctaACACTATTTGGAATTAAACCTGGTGGTATTGTTAAATTAAATCCTTTATCCATTAATAATGTTGTAACAGTAGTTGGTATTTCTGGTAATTTTTCTTCATTTgattctgatgatgatgatgataatgatgatgatgatgattgatttgatattgtatttgttgttgttgttgttgaagtagtagtagtagtagtagttgctgttgttgttgtggttacaatggttgttgataattttggtGTTGTAATTGTTAATGATTTTACTGCACTTGTTAAAGTTGTTGTAGTAATATTTGGTGTTGATAACATTTCTAACATACTATTTGTAGATTGACTCAATGAAGGAGTTGATGATGCAGTCGAAGTTGGTGATAGTGGAgctgttggtgttgttgatgcATTTGATGCTaaaacaccatcatcatcatcatcattattattattattattattattattattattattattattgttattattattattattacaatttgtttgattttcttgtttaaatttattattttcattttcattttctttttttaattctttttctttttctttttctttttcaattgattgttttattgaaattggtCTTGGTGATGGTATAAATTGTTGTGATAATAAAGATGGAGTTGGAGTTGGAGTAGaggttggtgttggtggagTTGGTGGTGGAACGTAAATACTATAAATGATATATTCTCTTGgtgaaatcatttttaaacaCATTTTATTATCACAATTTACACTATTTGATATATAACTATAAAGATTTGTACCACTACTAAATATATTTGTTCTGGCAGATAATTGACTTCTACTAGTTGATATTGTACTATTACAAGTACTATTGGTTGCACTATTACTTAAACtactatttataaaatttgtatcaattaaatttaaagagatTGTTCTTTTTTGTGATGATAATCTATACTTTGTATCAATTATTGTTTTCTTTGTACATGAACCACTATTATGCCATGCGTCATTCCAACTATTTGATCTATCagaatgttgttgttgttgtatttgtagtagttgttgttgttggtcaTCACAATTACCAACTGTAACAACACCACCTTCAGTTGTTGAAGTGGTAGTGGTTTGTAAttgatcaatatttaataaaacttgttgttgtcttttcttttcttcaaTTAATCTCTCTTTTGCTTCAAATagtaatcttttttttaagattttaaaatgttttcttttttcaaaacTATCATTCTTTATAAATCCATTTttccaatttaaaaaattattattatttatttcaatattattattattattttttttattaatattattattattgtttgaattactattattatctgtTCCCTCTTTAAAAAcgttataatttatatgaattataccattatttatttccattgctttttttaaattataatgaaaaaaaaaaaaaaaaaaagaaataataataattataaatattacagaattaaaatttttatttttttattttgttttttttttttt encodes:
- a CDS encoding hypothetical protein (Similar to Dictyostelium discoideum (Slime mold). hypothetical 97.7 kDa protein), which gives rise to MEINNGIIHINYNVFKEGTDNNSNSNNNNNINKKNNNNNIEINNNNFLNWKNGFIKNDSFEKRKHFKILKKRLLFEAKERLIEEKKRQQQVLLNIDQLQTTTTSTTEGGVVTVGNCDDQQQQLLQIQQQQHSDRSNSWNDAWHNSGSCTKKTIIDTKYRLSSQKRTISLNLIDTNFINSSLSNSATNSTCNSTISTSRSQLSARTNIFSSGTNLYSYISNSVNCDNKMCLKMISPREYIIYSIYVPPPTPPTPTSTPTPTPSLLSQQFIPSPRPISIKQSIEKEKEKEKELKKENENENNKFKQENQTNCNNNNNNNNNNNNNNNNNNNNDDDDDGVLASNASTTPTAPLSPTSTASSTPSLSQSTNSMLEMLSTPNITTTTLTSAVKSLTITTPKLSTTIVTTTTTATTTTTTTSTTTTTNTISNQSSSSSLSSSSSESNEEKLPEIPTTVTTLLMDKGFNLTIPPGLIPNSVRYIKFGDSFDKALEPGSIPEGVEKLVLGSSFNKYLKPGILPQSIKILDMGHLLVNGYAAPIIPGSIPDSVEELYFSNSFNQPLKPGCIPNSVNVLKFGRNLNQPLQEGSIPSSVKILHFGCSYDHLLEFGTIPRSVKELVFGDSFNQPLSPGDIPLTVESLTFGDSFNQTITPGCIPESVVFLKFGKGYNRPFLQGSIPLTVDTLILNEIYCHPIKTEFIPFVKTLEPPSIKKLVTEPCSNLNNSRDGGRLSFPLLDYYRIKIKNLK